One window from the genome of Metabacillus flavus encodes:
- a CDS encoding 1,4-dihydroxy-2-naphthoate polyprenyltransferase, producing the protein MHPDTHTHSAPSIEPDKNWRIWWMLMRPHTLTAAFIPVAIGTVMAMKEGSFNVLLFLSMLAASVLIQAATNMFNEYFDYKRGLDNENSIGIGGAIVRNGVKPQTVLSLAFAFFGISTLLGIYICFQSSWWIAAIGTLCMIAGYLYTGGPLPIAYTPFGELTAGLFMGVVIILISFYIQTGTISMDAFLISLPVSILVGAILLSNNIRDLDGDKENGRKTLAILMGRKKAIDFLALLFICSYIFIIAFIVAGTASFWSLLVFLSVPKSVFAVKAFRGKSLPIEMMPAMVATAQTNTQFGLLLAAGLFISYLV; encoded by the coding sequence ATGCACCCTGACACACACACGCATTCAGCTCCTTCCATAGAACCTGATAAAAATTGGCGGATTTGGTGGATGCTTATGCGGCCTCACACCTTAACGGCAGCCTTTATTCCGGTAGCGATTGGAACCGTAATGGCCATGAAGGAAGGATCATTTAACGTTTTGCTGTTTTTATCAATGCTGGCAGCCTCAGTTCTCATTCAGGCAGCCACCAATATGTTTAATGAGTATTTTGATTACAAAAGGGGACTAGATAACGAAAACTCCATAGGAATTGGAGGAGCGATTGTACGGAATGGCGTTAAGCCGCAAACTGTTCTTAGTTTGGCATTTGCTTTTTTCGGAATATCAACCTTACTGGGCATCTATATCTGCTTCCAATCGAGCTGGTGGATTGCTGCGATTGGCACACTTTGCATGATTGCAGGCTATCTGTATACAGGCGGACCTCTGCCTATCGCTTATACACCGTTTGGAGAACTGACAGCAGGTCTTTTCATGGGAGTCGTCATTATCCTGATTTCTTTTTATATTCAAACCGGAACAATCAGCATGGATGCCTTCCTGATTTCGCTGCCTGTCTCGATATTGGTGGGAGCCATTCTTCTTTCCAATAATATCCGGGATTTGGACGGCGATAAAGAAAACGGCCGCAAAACTCTGGCCATTTTAATGGGGCGCAAAAAAGCCATTGATTTCCTGGCTCTATTATTTATCTGTTCTTATATATTTATTATTGCCTTTATTGTTGCAGGGACCGCATCTTTTTGGAGCCTTCTTGTATTCCTGAGTGTACCAAAATCCGTCTTTGCTGTTAAAGCTTTTAGAGGTAAAAGTCTTCCAATTGAAATGATGCCGGCTATGGTGGCTACAGCACAAACCAACACACAGTTTGGCCTGCTGCTCGCTGCCGGACTCTTTATAAGCTATCTAGTGTAA
- a CDS encoding TraR/DksA C4-type zinc finger protein, with product MLTDHQLNAFREQLQTAKKELELRFADNGHFGLESGHPHDTVGELSSYDNHPGDEGTELYEREKDVALNEHAEEELSDINRALMAIEKGTYGKCEVCGTDIPAERLEAIPSATTCKEHSPNQSISSDRPIEEEVLSPPFGRFTSDDKDSVAFDAEDAYQETASFGSSESPSDFEYPMEDYEDAYIESDERIGYVEDYENFAGTDIEGKNVTIYPNDEHEIYEDALDEEGIMTSFGDLPASEKERYTD from the coding sequence ATGCTAACAGATCACCAGCTGAATGCCTTCCGGGAACAGCTTCAGACTGCGAAAAAAGAGCTTGAATTAAGATTTGCGGATAACGGTCACTTTGGACTTGAAAGCGGACATCCGCATGACACAGTGGGAGAACTATCCAGCTATGATAATCACCCGGGGGATGAAGGAACTGAACTGTATGAGCGTGAAAAAGATGTTGCCTTAAATGAACATGCAGAAGAAGAACTTAGTGATATTAACCGGGCATTAATGGCGATTGAAAAAGGGACTTACGGAAAATGCGAAGTATGCGGCACAGATATCCCAGCTGAACGATTGGAAGCAATCCCATCTGCCACTACATGCAAAGAGCACTCGCCCAACCAGTCTATATCCTCAGATCGTCCCATTGAAGAAGAAGTACTATCTCCTCCATTTGGAAGATTCACTTCTGACGATAAAGATTCAGTCGCATTTGACGCAGAGGATGCGTATCAGGAAACAGCAAGCTTTGGGTCGTCGGAATCTCCTTCAGATTTTGAATATCCAATGGAGGATTATGAGGATGCATACATTGAATCGGACGAGCGCATAGGTTATGTAGAGGATTACGAAAATTTTGCCGGAACGGATATCGAAGGCAAAAACGTGACAATCTATCCAAATGATGAGCATGAAATATATGAGGACGCCCTTGATGAAGAAGGCATCATGACCTCCTTTGGCGACCTTCCTGCATCTGAAAAAGAACGTTATACCGATTGA
- a CDS encoding TspO/MBR family protein: MVRSILIFVITYALFLISGFLFQIDQSWYDALNKPAWTPAGGTIGMIWSILFACIAASITIIDRKAGGLNNLKPAFWIILIVNYLSNQLFSFFQFSQKNLGLATIDCAIVAISAIILTVFAFNIQKIAGILLVPYVLWTSFATFLSFMFYSMNL, translated from the coding sequence ATGGTACGATCCATACTTATTTTTGTTATTACATATGCCTTATTTTTGATAAGCGGATTTTTGTTTCAAATTGATCAAAGCTGGTATGATGCGCTGAATAAACCTGCTTGGACACCTGCCGGAGGTACAATCGGAATGATTTGGTCGATTCTTTTCGCATGTATCGCGGCTTCAATTACCATCATTGATCGAAAAGCAGGGGGACTTAACAACCTTAAGCCTGCATTTTGGATCATACTAATTGTGAATTATCTCTCTAATCAATTGTTCAGCTTTTTCCAGTTCAGTCAAAAAAACCTTGGTCTTGCGACGATTGACTGCGCCATTGTTGCCATTTCTGCAATCATTTTAACCGTCTTTGCGTTTAATATTCAAAAAATAGCGGGTATTCTGCTTGTTCCATATGTGCTGTGGACTTCATTTGCCACCTTCTTATCGTTTATGTTTTACTCGATGAATTTATAA
- a CDS encoding M23 family metallopeptidase, translated as MKHKYIPVILAAAFSAASITIPAAAEETVTVQQGDTLSELANSHNMTVAQMMQVNGLEGDLVFPGQSLKIGDGITEVKGASIHTVESGETLSGIALKYKMSVAELKSLNSLQSDSIYAGQKLEVNADQNLSSLDSGQFPLNEGTYDPFVDTWGKSREYGGARVHEGTDIMAKEGTPVYAATDGSVSRKGWNELGGWRLTINTPDGYNVYYAHLSKYADGIDPGTDIKKGQLIGYVGSSGYGPEGTTGKFVSHLHFGLYDSSFKAINPYPYLTQWEAN; from the coding sequence ATGAAACATAAGTATATACCAGTGATTCTGGCGGCAGCGTTCTCAGCTGCTTCTATAACAATCCCTGCAGCTGCAGAGGAAACAGTGACCGTACAGCAGGGCGATACTCTTTCCGAACTTGCGAACAGCCACAATATGACAGTTGCTCAAATGATGCAGGTAAATGGTTTGGAAGGCGATCTTGTTTTTCCGGGGCAATCACTAAAAATCGGCGATGGAATTACTGAAGTAAAGGGAGCATCCATACATACAGTCGAAAGCGGAGAAACTCTAAGCGGTATAGCTTTAAAGTATAAAATGAGTGTAGCTGAGCTTAAAAGCTTAAACAGCCTCCAATCCGACTCCATCTATGCTGGACAAAAGCTTGAAGTGAATGCAGATCAGAATTTATCCTCTCTGGACAGCGGGCAGTTTCCTCTAAATGAAGGTACGTATGATCCATTTGTGGATACATGGGGAAAATCAAGAGAGTATGGCGGGGCAAGGGTTCATGAGGGTACAGATATCATGGCTAAAGAAGGCACCCCAGTGTATGCCGCTACTGACGGAAGCGTTTCACGAAAAGGATGGAACGAACTTGGCGGATGGAGATTGACAATTAATACACCTGACGGATATAACGTTTATTACGCACATCTTTCTAAATATGCGGATGGAATTGATCCAGGAACAGATATTAAGAAAGGGCAATTAATCGGATATGTTGGAAGCAGCGGATATGGTCCTGAGGGGACGACGGGAAAATTTGTCTCCCATTTGCATTTCGGTTTGTATGACTCAAGCTTTAAAGCCATTAATCCTTATCCATATTTAACTCAGTGGGAAGCTAATTAA